The Streptomyces sp. HSG2 genome has a segment encoding these proteins:
- a CDS encoding rhomboid family intramembrane serine protease has protein sequence MIREWRSSRVRRAGAASPRPSDEPAAAVVTYGLIAACCLVFLVGPAAGLNPLWGTGDELEAARNAWFRRWGVVPADLFSHAPRALLTPVTALFAHASWVHLLGNMLFLRVFGTMTEERMGRGQFLLFAAGCGYLALVGYAVAHHDSRQALVGASGAISAVLGAFLYLFPRARVTSLLPFLFFLPLRFPAWVVLPFWAALQWLALGRTGEGPGVAYLAHVVGFTLGFLYAWARFGRSTPAPTVDAGASGGAAGGRGRRTGTHPGPGEAPEARPGTPRGEQRTDPGLE, from the coding sequence ATGATCCGTGAATGGCGCTCGTCCCGGGTCCGACGGGCCGGGGCGGCCTCGCCGCGCCCTTCCGACGAACCGGCCGCGGCCGTGGTGACGTACGGACTGATCGCCGCGTGCTGCCTGGTCTTCCTGGTCGGCCCGGCGGCCGGACTCAACCCTCTGTGGGGGACGGGGGACGAACTGGAGGCCGCCCGGAACGCCTGGTTCCGCCGGTGGGGCGTGGTCCCCGCCGATCTCTTCTCGCACGCGCCGCGTGCGCTGCTCACGCCGGTCACCGCGCTCTTCGCGCACGCGAGCTGGGTTCACCTGCTCGGAAACATGCTGTTCCTGCGCGTCTTCGGGACGATGACCGAGGAGCGGATGGGTCGCGGGCAGTTCCTGCTCTTCGCCGCCGGCTGCGGCTACCTCGCGCTGGTCGGCTACGCGGTGGCCCACCACGACTCACGACAGGCTCTGGTCGGGGCGTCCGGGGCGATCTCCGCCGTCCTCGGCGCCTTCCTGTACCTCTTCCCGAGAGCCCGGGTGACCAGTCTCCTGCCGTTCCTGTTCTTCCTGCCCCTGCGCTTCCCCGCGTGGGTGGTCCTGCCCTTCTGGGCGGCGCTGCAGTGGCTGGCGCTCGGACGCACGGGCGAGGGGCCGGGAGTGGCCTACCTCGCCCACGTGGTGGGCTTCACCCTGGGATTCCTCTACGCCTGGGCCCGCTTCGGACGATCGACCCCCGCGCCGACGGTCGACGCGGGGGCGAGCGGGGGTGCGGCGGGCGGTCGGGGCCGACGCACCGGAACCCACCCGGGACCGGGAGAGGCGCCGGAGGCCCGGCCCGGCACCCCGAGGGGCGAGCAGAGGACCGACCCGGGTCTAGAGTGA